The Ziziphus jujuba cultivar Dongzao chromosome 5, ASM3175591v1 genome segment TTTCGCATTTATTGGTAAGAAGGAATTCAGTACACAAATGTTTGCGAAAATCTCTGATAGACATTTGGCTTTGCAGGAATGGGATGAGGAGTTTCCAGACTCGTTATTCAGCAACAACGAACATATAAGCGAGCAATCCCAAGACAATTCTTGATTAGAACTGGAAGTTATATAGCTGTTAGTCCGATATATTTGAACCTTTACAAATTAAACTGTCAGATCACCTATCTTCACTTGACTTAGTTTGACGTTTCTTTAATTCCTGGCTgggattttatgttttaaagttACAACTTGAGTACTCTATCACCTGAATGCATGTTTTTTTATGAATGAAATCGTTATGTATTTTCCAAATCCCTATTATGATCTTCAATTTTTGGTAAGACCAGATCCAGTTTTCATTACATTACTCATATCTAGAAGTTTCAAGCCTCAAGCTAAAGACTAGGATGCCGGTGCTATCATTGAAGCTTATAATGTGGTTTTAATGACACAAtaggatttaaattttaacagcTTCTACTCCCTAGTGGCTATAATTTATAACCAAGAAGATATATATGTGAGTAAGATATAACCTTTGGATTGCTTCCTATTTCTGTGCtattttacaaaaatcaaagaaagtataaaaagaaaatgtaaccTTTGGATTGAATGTATTGCTCGATAGAAGTGATACTTTACAAAAATCAGTGTGAAAGAATAAATACTGTTGATTAAGTACAAAGATCAGAGAATATAGTTCAATTCTTAAGCTGTCATGGGATACAATCTAAAGTATAGTGTCCAAGCCTCCCCGTGCGGTAAAGATTCAATAACTTACAGGCAACTTTATCATGAGCATCCACACCCACGTTCTCAGGAACTTGAAAAACTTTCTGCAAGGCTGAGATCTCTGCATCAACAAGCCTAGCCAATTCCCTTTCATCATCCAAATTACCATCGAAAGATGATATTGTCTCAAAGAGAGTTTTACGAACACTATTCACTATGAAATCCTGCATGGAACTCGTGAATAACATTTTTCAATGGAAGAAAATGTAATGATGAGACCATAAAGCTAAAGCATGTTTTCTATTTATGTTATAACCAGATCTCCACCGGTATACATGTTCTTAACCATTATATGTGCTATTGTCAttgtgaaaatttattattattttggttgttggTGTTATTTTTGTGGTAGCTCAGATTGAagcatttcttttttatatttataaagaccaaatttatattttgaagggaaaaaaaaaaaaaaaaaaaaaaaaaaaaaaaaaaaaaaacctaaccaAAAAGATTAcagaaatttattataaaacagTTAGAGATTATCATAACAGGTGCTCATACCTGTGTGTGATCTGTGGGGTATTGCCTTTTTCGTTTCATGTCCATTTCAAAATTGCCTGAGCATTCTGCTTTGTGGTCTGCTACTGGAATCCCATTCTTAGGGTCGGCCAACTTTGCCCATTTCTTGTATTCATCGCTCAAGTTTAAAATAGTCAAAAGATAACGAGAGAGTTCTTTTTCCCCAGCAAGACAGTTACCAATTGCTCCTGCATTTGGAAATTGAAAACCTCAGCATAGCATGATAGAAATTTGGGCATTTTCAATAGAATCATCAACTCAAGAGACACCTGTACAGGTCAACCACAGGGTGAGGGTACAAAAATTTACTGTGTTACACTAGCTACATGAACTCATCTTCAAAATTATCAAAGGTAAACTAGGCTATTGGTGTAGTACTACCTGTTAAAGCTAGCTTGCAGCAGACATCAGCATCAAGAATCTCAGGAGGCAAAACACCTGGGGTATCTAAAACGTAAATATTGGGATGGCTTCCAATCTGttaattaatatgaaatttcaaatgTTAAATGACAAACTGAATACAAGGGAAACAGACATACATGCAGCAGAAGGAAAGAGATAGAACATGATGAAACTATAGGTTCTTCTTTCTCTTATGCCCACTAGGTTGTGGTAAAGCTAAAAGGAATCAAACTCCAATCCAAATATAGTTCCTCTAGTAGAAaacaataaatgaaatataaaattaaataggacCTTCAAGATGAAGATTGCAGCCTTACCATAAGTGCTAAAAAGCATGTTTGCACAGGCTCTTACCATTGAAGCATCACAACATAAAGTCTTGAAAGAGAAGGACTACACACCTTCAAGCTGCTTATGTCTTTTGTCTCACCAGGTTGTGGACTCACTGTAGCATTCTTCAACTTTCCCTTCTCTACAAAACAGCAGAACtctaaaagttatatatatatatatatatacatataatatacatatatatccaaaatattTCCAGTACAAAGTATAAGGGATCCAATTATCATTTTCATATCCAAGAAACTTCCACTAAAATAgaataatcaataaattttttgtcCAATAGAATTTGAAAAGGCACCTGCTGCACTAATCCTCCCAATTTTATGTAAGGAGTTGGCAAGAGCTGATTTACCAACATTAGGAATCCCAACAAGCAATATTGTTGTAGTATAGCTAGAATGTTGCTCTGTTCTCTTCAATTCCCTCACTCGGGCTTGTAAGAAGTTCAAGAACTGTAACAAGTGAACCTTACCCAGTTGCTATTAAACAAATGAAATCAGGCTAAGACCAGATAAAGAGAATAACCATAAAAAGGATAATACCTTGTGGTTATAGACTTGTACATGGTCGCAAACTTGTTAACTTTAACccgaaaatatatgtatatatacatataaactaAGATGCAATGCTTATGATCTGAGACATGTTcaaaagtcaataaaaattGGAGACCCACCAAATATTTTGGACTTTGTTCTGTTTTCCCATTAAATCAGATTAAAGCATCAAGTTCCCCCCAGaattttacttttctaaaagaaattttCATGATCCCTATCCGTGCAAATCTAAACTCACACCACACGCATAAAAAGAGAGCCATAGCATAGGGAGGGCAATGGACTTTAGGTTAATACAAGATAACCTTGTAGAAATGGTTTGTCTCATTTGCTATGCTCTTAGCAATGCACAAAGAAGTCTAAAACTAATGAgctttctttttattgtttcaCATCTACAAGCAATGCAAAGGCATAGTCagaagagagagacagagacagagagacagagagataaTCCCATTTACCTGCTTGATATTCTCCTTGTTATGGGCATTGACTCCATAAGAAAGGCAGTTATTTTGCTGAAAATAGCTTACCCACTCCTTTAAAAGATTCAAAAATGTGGATATACATAGACAAATAAGattgattaataagaatataataattgcATTTATAGAAGTTTGTACCGTACATATACTCAACACTTTCTAGTTTGCCATTTTTCTTTCCATCAATTTAACTGGGCATTTTGTTTAAATTGCTTAAGCATATACCATATTAGTTTGATGCACACAGTGAGTCTACTTCCAAACAGCTTAAGATTTTAGAATTAGTGGTAACTTAACATGGTATCAAAGTTCTAATTGTCTGTGGTCTTATGTTCAAATCTTACTGATCCCTATTTCTTGTCAATTTGTTGTGACACTTATATAACTTTCACTTTCTATCCACAACAATCCTAACCATGAGAGGAAGTGTTAACAGTGTGTTATGCGATAACTTGACACATAAGGCCCACTTTCTACCCTGAAGTGGACCAACTCAACATGAGCCTACAAAACTCTCAAACATTTCTCATTTACATAATTACCAGAGCTACACCTTTAAAAGTTTCAATGATAGTTCAAGACAAAGAGTAAGACTTGAATCTTTCATGATCGAATAAATAACAGCATCAATAAAGCAAAGCAACCGAGAAACAACTGACCTTAATTTGTGAACGATTAGCAAGATCCATCTTGTTCATCACTATAATTCGTTTTAAGGTGGATGAATAGTTCCTCAGTTGTTCATACTCTGAGGACAGTGGAATCtaaagttgaaaaagaaaactattattgatgtttaattcTTCCATTCCCcataataacagtaataataactataacaaattccaataaaaattaaaaggaaaaatatacacacatatatatatatatatatatatatccatattatATGAAGTTGATGCTGCAATATGAAACCAATCATTTAACTCTTTCCATTTAAAACTGTAAGTAATCTTCTTCCACCCtttttatagttaaaaaaaaaaggtttccagCCATGCAAGAAAATTGAATTCAGTTTCACAGTGGTAAGGTATTACATGATATAGAATTCTGACGCCCAAATCCTTTTATTTCCTGCAATCCATAACAGTAGAAATACATCCCATTCATTTAAATGGACAGTTTTAGATAAGATAATTAGGTAGCTTTAAGaggaatgcaaaaaaaaaactatcatcGAGGAAAAGATCAAGTGATGAAAGGAAACTCAGATAACATAATCCCCTCTGTGtgtaaaagacaaaaaaaaaaaaaagaaaaaaaattataaaatttatagacGAGTTagcatgtatatgtataattcGTTAGCAAGAAGCAATTCCCTAGAAAATTTAGAGAAACCCAAATGCAGATGCCACTTTGCACCTTCTCCTCGATATATTTCCACTCAGTGGTGACCAAAACTCCCAAACTCCAAGTCACGAGTAaccaagaaagaagaagaaaacccaCAAAAATGCAAGTGAGAAATTTCATCAAACAGCTTGAGTACGTTCCGCAAACGTCAAGTAAAAATCAAACCCATTACTGaagcaaaagaaagaaatcaaTTACGTACCCTTGCGTCTCTAACCTCGAGAACAAGATCGACCAATGGGATGCGCTCCTGAATGGCTCGTGAAGCGGCAGCCATGTGAGGGCCGTACCATCCTCCAGAGTTTCTGTTTTTGGCAACAATGGCATTGCCTAATTGTCTTGCTATACTAGCCTTTGTCATTTTTGCgcgcaatttttaaaaatcagttAATGAAAAAGCCACGCAAGGGGACTAGACTAACTATCAAAAGGCTATTTATTTCTGCTGCAAActgaataaaaagttaaaaacgaAGTTCCTCATCCTCATTCTCTTTATCTCCctgtttttcactttttctttttttattttttattttttattttttagttttaaaaaaaaaaaaagtgtctgtttaattattaatttctagaaaaaataaaaataaatttcatttgacacaacttgatatttttttaaaattaataatagggAAGATgataaataagattatttttatttaattatatatttttaagttgaTGAAGGGTAACATGTGTATAACATCTATTTCATCCATTGATTTTAGACTCATCAATTTTCCCCAGAGTCAACAAGCACTACCTGCAGCACCTTCttggtgcatatatatatatatatatatatatttagaatttaaactCCAAtcattactaaaaaaaaaaaaaaaaaaagaaacaaaaacaaaaatgaaatacaataattttggatgcgataataaatatttagcaaacGCCGTCTTTGGAcggcttatttttattaactaataTAACATTTCATTGCCTTTGCAGTTCCTCCAAGCATTACAAACTAGTTTCCTCTCATATCTCTCTCTGtattattccattttctttagAAAGCAGAACCTAAGATGAGCTTCTCAAATCCAAAACAAATCTGGGAATCTCATCTTACCAAAAAACTTACATGAGAGACACAAGACAACATGTGTAATCTTAATCTCACTACTAAAATAGAATTACTAATTGTAGTATTTATAAGATCTTCTCTTATTATTGGATGAGCAGGAATAGAACTTCCTTCCTGCTTTGGTGCTTCGATTTGCTTTGATCCCTCTGATATGAACCTTGTGCTTATGAAGATGAGCATTTGGAGATTCTTGCCAAGTAATTATCTTGAGGCCTAGGATGTGGCAAGTGCTGCATGGGGCTTTTAGGATTCAATCTCTCTAGCCTGCAGACGACCAAACACATTTCAAACAAACCATATGTTAAAATCACTCTACATCTATCATCCTTTCGTTGACTCAGCTGAAAGGGTTTAAAAATTTAATCCGACATGATTTACCTGTATTTAAGCAGAAAATGGTGCAGAAAAACTCCGATTTCAAGCTTCGCAAGATCATTTCCTGGGCACAATCTGCTTCCTGCTCCAAAGGGAAGGAAAGATCCTGCTTTGGGCACATAGTCCTGTTTCCACccaaacatatatgtatatcatgTCAACATAGCTTATGAAGACGATAATTTGTATGTATAAAAGCATATGAATATATGATTTCCCCGCTCGTAAAACTGACTTGtgggaattaaaaaaatgtacttCTTCAACTTACATCCCATCTGGAAGGATTGAATTCCCTTGGGTTTGGATATATTTCAGGGTCAAAATGAACACTCCTAAACCAGACAAGAACTTTCCAACCCTTGGGAATGGTATAACCTGCAAGATAAGTAACCCCGTTTTAGTTGgcaacaaagaaagagaaaagcccCAAGGTGTTTGAGTTGATTGTTCCAACAGattaaatcaattatatttgaaaatagttTAAATCCAAGGAAACCACATGAACCGTTGTTTGTTAATTGCAAATCCATATAGCCAATATTTCAGGGGAAGAtcagaaaagaaaattagaagaTGAACTAACCACTTATAGCAACATCAGTTTTTGCCTCTCTAAAGACCATGAGTGAGAAAGTTACGACACGAAGAGTTTCATCGATcacctaaaaaaacaaagaaaactttTTATGTTGAGGTGAACATTCTGAGGCTGAATGCTGAAATGAAGTTGATATCACAAATGATATACCTTGGAAAGGTACTCCATTTCACGATATTCCTTGAGTGTCATGCCTTTCTGTGTGGGTGGCCTTTTCTTTACAATCTGTTCTTGCTCTGCCTGAAGTTGGTCAAACAGCAGAATTTGATAAATGGAAGAAAAGGTATCAAAACAGACTTCATAAGGCATGATTCATTAAGCTAGacaaatcaataaatttaaatttgttgcAATTAGCTCTTGGCATGGTACCTTGGCTTTTTGTAGAACATCTGGATTTTCTTGCAGGAAATTGACAGCCCACATCATGGTATGGCCAGAAGATTCATGTCCAGCATTCAGATACATCAACAAAACATCTATGATTTCCTCGTCGGTCAATTTTTTACCATTTTCATCTTGCGCATCGAGCAAACAATCCATCATGTCTTTCGTCTTTAAGGGGACGTTGTCCTTCCTTAGTCTTCTACGCTCAGTCACAATAGATTGGAATACAGCCACAAGATTTTTCCGAGCCTGGAAAGTAAAATGACTCAATGTTGATGGGCTCAAATAAAGCATATACTTTTCACTATCGAGGAGTAACTATTAAGTTATCATCAATCCCAAAAGCTTATGTATACTGTTATGAAATGGGTCAAACTAAAACTAtaaaagacaattaaaaaaaacaaagcctCACTCACCTTGAGTGCTCTATGGTAAGCAAATCCAGGGATGTTGATTGCCATGGCCCTAACTCCATAATTAAGACTTGTATATTCTCTCTCCAAAGCCTCCATTACTTCATTATCCACTGCGCTtagaaaaatatagataataatcCTGAAAGTAAGCCTTCGGGTCTCAGTTAAGAACTCTATCGGCTTCCCATAATTGGACCATCTATCCAAAGAAGCTACAACATTTTCCTCGATAAATGGGATGTACATGGACAATGCTTCGTAACCATTTACCGGAGCAGCTGTCAACCTTCTTAGACGCTTGTGGTCTTCATAAGAGATGCCAATGAATGATTTCTTGCCAATGAGTTCCACGGTGGAAACAGGCCAACCAGGTTTAAAGGCCTCATCATCAGTCAACACTTTCTTGCATGTTTCCGGCATTGTGACAATAATACTCGGGTTCCCAAACATGAAGGCCCTGTAGATTCCTGTTTTTCCATATCTGAAGCATTCTCCATAGTTAAAAACATatgtcaaatttttttcactGGAACCACgcaatttacttatttttattttatttatttaatttttttttttttacagacaTAATTTGTGCAGAAGAAACTATTGAGAAACAGACATTAACAAGAATATATTGACCTTTCTCCATCACAACAGTAAAGGGATCAAATTCCCTCAATCAATGATTGAAACAGGTAGCGTGCTATGTTGTCAAAAGTAGGAGCAGAAATAAGGCCCTTAAATCACATACATTGGATATCACTGAATAATAATACAAACAGCATTTTCAAGTTGGGGcccttcatttttgtttttaattttttcagatCCATATTCTTTACTTTAGCATAATTGTTCTTAACCATGCCACACATCAAATTGGCGCAGCTATAATCAATCATGTATCTTTTGCATGCACGGTGTGAAAGATGTATAATCAATGATGCAGGAAGTCTATTAACAAACTTTTTAGTAGTCAATCCGTTAACATGTCACTGAAAAACTAAATCATTCGGAACTTTagtgtcaaaaaggaaaatgatatGAAAGCATTCGGTGCCTTGCCACCACATAGGTTCCATAAATGAATAGTGCT includes the following:
- the LOC107428821 gene encoding ent-kaurenoic acid oxidase 1-like, coding for MELELELGSICLVILSIIGGLVGVRWILKSVNWWVYEMKLGEKQYYLPPGDLGWPYIGNMWSFLKAFKSKDPDSFMSSFVSRYGKTGIYRAFMFGNPSIIVTMPETCKKVLTDDEAFKPGWPVSTVELIGKKSFIGISYEDHKRLRRLTAAPVNGYEALSMYIPFIEENVVASLDRWSNYGKPIEFLTETRRLTFRIIIYIFLSAVDNEVMEALEREYTSLNYGVRAMAINIPGFAYHRALKARKNLVAVFQSIVTERRRLRKDNVPLKTKDMMDCLLDAQDENGKKLTDEEIIDVLLMYLNAGHESSGHTMMWAVNFLQENPDVLQKAKAEQEQIVKKRPPTQKGMTLKEYREMEYLSKVIDETLRVVTFSLMVFREAKTDVAISGYTIPKGWKVLVWFRSVHFDPEIYPNPREFNPSRWDDYVPKAGSFLPFGAGSRLCPGNDLAKLEIGVFLHHFLLKYRLERLNPKSPMQHLPHPRPQDNYLARISKCSSS
- the LOC107429427 gene encoding DAR GTPase 2, mitochondrial isoform X5 translates to MNKMDLANRSQIKEWVSYFQQNNCLSYGVNAHNKENIKQQLGKVHLLQFLNFLQARVRELKRTEQHSSYTTTILLVGIPNVGKSALANSLHKIGRISAAEKGKLKNATVSPQPGETKDISSLKIGSHPNIYVLDTPGVLPPEILDADVCCKLALTGAIGNCLAGEKELSRYLLTILNLSDEYKKWAKLADPKNGIPVADHKAECSGNFEMDMKRKRQYPTDHTQDFIVNSVRKTLFETISSFDGNLDDERELARLVDAEISALQKVFQVPENVGVDAHDKVACKLLNLYRTGRLGHYTLDCIP
- the LOC107429427 gene encoding DAR GTPase 2, mitochondrial isoform X4, yielding MTKASIARQLGNAIVAKNRNSGGWYGPHMAAASRAIQERIPLVDLVLEVRDARIPLSSEYEQLRNYSSTLKRIIVMNKMDLANRSQIKFLNFLQARVRELKRTEQHSSYTTTILLVGIPNVGKSALANSLHKIGRISAAEKGKLKNATVSPQPGETKDISSLKIGSHPNIYVLDTPGVLPPEILDADVCCKLALTGAIGNCLAGEKELSRYLLTILNLSDEYKKWAKLADPKNGIPVADHKAECSGNFEMDMKRKRQYPTDHTQDFIVNSVRKTLFETISSFDGNLDDERELARLVDAEISALQKVFQVPENVGVDAHDKVACKLLNLYRTGRLGHYTLDCIP
- the LOC107429427 gene encoding DAR GTPase 2, mitochondrial isoform X1 encodes the protein MTKASIARQLGNAIVAKNRNSGGWYGPHMAAASRAIQERIPLVDLVLEVRDARIPLSSEYEQLRNYSSTLKRIIVMNKMDLANRSQIKEWVSYFQQNNCLSYGVNAHNKENIKQQLGKVHLLQFLNFLQARVRELKRTEQHSSYTTTILLVGIPNVGKSALANSLHKIGRISAAEKGKLKNATVSPQPGETKDISSLKIGSHPNIYVLDTPGVLPPEILDADVCCKLALTGAIGNCLAGEKELSRYLLTILNLSDEYKKWAKLADPKNGIPVADHKAECSGNFEMDMKRKRQYPTDHTQDFIVNSVRKTLFETISSFDGNLDDERELARLVDAEISALQKVFQVPENVGVDAHDKVACKLLNLYRTGRLGHYTLDCIP
- the LOC107429427 gene encoding DAR GTPase 2, mitochondrial isoform X3; this translates as MTKASIARQLGNAIVAKNRNSGGWYGPHMAAASRAIQERIPLVDLVLEVRDARIPLSSEYEQLRNYSSTLKRIIVMNKMDLANRSQIKEWVSYFQQNNCLSYGVNAHNKENIKQFLNFLQARVRELKRTEQHSSYTTTILLVGIPNVGKSALANSLHKIGRISAAEKGKLKNATVSPQPGETKDISSLKIGSHPNIYVLDTPGVLPPEILDADVCCKLALTGAIGNCLAGEKELSRYLLTILNLSDEYKKWAKLADPKNGIPVADHKAECSGNFEMDMKRKRQYPTDHTQDFIVNSVRKTLFETISSFDGNLDDERELARLVDAEISALQKVFQVPENVGVDAHDKVACKLLNLYRTGRLGHYTLDCIP
- the LOC107429427 gene encoding DAR GTPase 2, mitochondrial isoform X2, which encodes MTKASIARQLGNAIVAKNRNSGGWYGPHMAAASRAIQERIPLVDLVLEVRDARIPLSSEYEQLRNYSSTLKRIIVMNKMDLANRSQIKEWVSYFQQNNCLSYGVNAHNKENIKQVHLLQFLNFLQARVRELKRTEQHSSYTTTILLVGIPNVGKSALANSLHKIGRISAAEKGKLKNATVSPQPGETKDISSLKIGSHPNIYVLDTPGVLPPEILDADVCCKLALTGAIGNCLAGEKELSRYLLTILNLSDEYKKWAKLADPKNGIPVADHKAECSGNFEMDMKRKRQYPTDHTQDFIVNSVRKTLFETISSFDGNLDDERELARLVDAEISALQKVFQVPENVGVDAHDKVACKLLNLYRTGRLGHYTLDCIP